From the genome of Romeriopsis navalis LEGE 11480, one region includes:
- a CDS encoding Calx-beta domain-containing protein, translating into MIGPQNLNQSTALLDVASTSTSATNREDLSTTSISPIASQTTNPTVAPTTPANAATPRIVFEDNFERNQGWQTNFNNRDTATTGQWEIANPEATSLGGMSQQLENPVSGNNALVTQALAGNTVGQYDIDNGLTSTRSPEIILDDNTDFQLDLSYYFAHLSNANNDDFLRISVVGEQLTQIIFEQRGNNTDRAATWSTFTTDISSFAGETIALLVEAQDGGTASLVEAAIDAVSISGTWRDTQAPTPNLNTRDITAEGTNSYDFEVTYGDDSAIDISTIDTGDILVTGPNNYNQVATFVALDENANDEQNVRTATYRLSPPDASWNGRDNGLYSVFLAANQVSDVHGNRSDTTVSLGDFVVDLRSPVLSLGDLGAGVAARDNATGIGYLMYSEELVEVRFLAAGPAAGSASKLIAVQYVDGQWYYDNNDRLIAFTPRTTDRLLAELNFSDDTTTLLQSTDQTINGIAAGYADGDLRITPNVWNNARNQGEFGLSGTAITLFSSSSEVPGQLNFTAPIVFIDESSGTVDLTINRIGGSNGQVSVDYATTSVSAIAGEDYTAQSGTLIFNEGETAKTLSINIFDDTEGEANEAFVITLENPTGKASLGLVSTIVNINASDGGSDRGNPGDLLPDLRPIIDTSNDYQIDITEIPGQALLRLSTEVANVGDGPLELWGTSTTGVFQPVFQRIYSDQSNARDQLAGAFVNHPAHGHFHFEDFAVYNLRAIQADGSPGEIVASGGKTSFCLINIRHPFPQLTNAATISDGRGGEDCGFIQGIDVGYADLYNRELPNQWIDVTNVSDGDYWLEITTDPENNILETNETNNTDYLKITLDNPYLDAPNLPLI; encoded by the coding sequence GTGATTGGCCCCCAGAACTTAAACCAGTCAACCGCATTGCTTGATGTTGCATCAACCAGCACATCAGCAACTAATCGCGAGGATCTAAGCACCACTAGCATCAGCCCCATCGCCAGTCAGACGACAAATCCGACAGTCGCACCCACGACACCCGCAAACGCGGCAACGCCTCGCATCGTCTTTGAGGATAACTTCGAGCGCAACCAAGGTTGGCAAACCAACTTCAATAACCGCGATACTGCCACCACTGGGCAATGGGAAATTGCCAACCCGGAAGCAACCAGCCTCGGTGGAATGTCACAGCAACTAGAGAATCCGGTCAGTGGCAACAACGCCTTAGTCACACAGGCTTTAGCCGGTAATACCGTGGGGCAATATGACATTGATAACGGTCTCACCTCGACCCGTTCCCCCGAAATTATTCTCGACGACAATACCGATTTCCAACTCGATCTCAGTTATTACTTCGCCCACCTCAGTAACGCCAACAATGATGACTTTCTGCGGATCAGTGTCGTCGGTGAACAGCTCACTCAAATTATCTTCGAACAACGGGGAAATAATACCGATCGGGCCGCCACCTGGAGCACCTTCACCACAGACATTAGTAGCTTTGCTGGCGAAACGATCGCGCTCTTAGTCGAGGCCCAAGATGGGGGAACAGCCAGTTTAGTCGAAGCGGCGATCGATGCGGTGAGCATCAGCGGCACCTGGCGCGATACCCAAGCACCAACACCGAATCTCAACACCCGCGACATTACCGCCGAAGGCACCAATAGCTACGACTTTGAAGTCACCTACGGCGATGATAGTGCGATCGATATCAGCACAATTGACACTGGCGATATCCTGGTCACGGGGCCCAACAACTATAACCAAGTCGCCACATTCGTCGCGCTCGACGAGAATGCCAACGATGAGCAGAATGTACGCACCGCCACCTATCGTCTCTCCCCGCCCGATGCATCATGGAATGGCCGTGACAACGGTCTCTACAGCGTATTTCTCGCCGCCAACCAAGTGAGTGACGTACATGGCAATCGCTCTGACACCACGGTAAGCCTGGGCGACTTTGTTGTGGATTTGCGCAGCCCGGTCTTATCCCTGGGTGATCTTGGTGCGGGTGTGGCCGCACGGGACAATGCCACGGGCATTGGCTACCTGATGTATAGCGAAGAATTAGTCGAGGTTCGCTTCTTAGCGGCGGGTCCAGCGGCAGGCAGTGCCAGCAAACTCATCGCCGTTCAGTATGTCGATGGTCAATGGTACTACGACAACAACGATCGGCTCATTGCCTTTACCCCCCGCACCACCGATCGCCTGTTGGCCGAGTTAAACTTCAGTGATGATACGACCACCCTACTCCAAAGCACCGACCAAACAATTAACGGGATTGCCGCTGGCTATGCCGATGGGGATCTGCGCATTACCCCGAATGTCTGGAATAACGCCAGAAACCAAGGCGAATTTGGCCTGAGTGGGACAGCGATCACGCTATTTAGCAGCAGTAGTGAGGTGCCCGGCCAGCTAAACTTTACCGCACCGATCGTCTTCATCGATGAATCCAGTGGCACCGTCGATCTCACCATCAATCGAATTGGCGGCAGCAACGGCCAAGTCAGCGTGGACTATGCCACGACTAGTGTTTCGGCAATTGCCGGAGAAGACTACACCGCGCAATCCGGCACGCTCATATTCAACGAGGGGGAAACCGCGAAAACGCTATCGATTAACATCTTCGATGACACCGAGGGCGAAGCCAATGAAGCATTTGTCATTACCCTCGAAAACCCGACGGGGAAAGCCTCCCTCGGACTCGTCTCAACCATTGTCAATATCAATGCCAGTGACGGTGGCTCCGATCGAGGCAATCCAGGGGATCTACTCCCCGATTTACGACCGATCATCGACACCTCAAACGACTACCAGATCGATATTACCGAAATTCCGGGACAGGCTTTATTACGCTTATCGACCGAGGTCGCCAACGTTGGTGACGGTCCGCTCGAGCTCTGGGGCACTTCCACCACCGGTGTCTTCCAACCCGTTTTCCAGCGCATCTACAGCGATCAGAGCAACGCCCGTGATCAACTAGCGGGCGCGTTCGTCAATCACCCGGCCCATGGGCACTTTCACTTTGAAGACTTTGCGGTCTATAACCTGCGGGCAATTCAGGCAGATGGCTCACCGGGGGAAATCGTTGCCAGCGGGGGCAAAACCAGCTTCTGCTTGATCAATATCCGGCATCCGTTTCCCCAATTAACCAATGCCGCCACAATATCCGATGGACGCGGTGGCGAGGACTGTGGATTTATTCAAGGCATTGATGTCGGTTATGCCGATCTCTACAACCGCGAATTACCCAACCAGTGGATCGACGTGACGAATGTATCCGACGGTGACTACTGGCTAGAAATCACCACCGATCCAGAAAACAATATCCTCGAAACGAACGAAACCAACAATACGGATTATCTGAAAATCACCTTAGACAACCCCTACCTTGACGCGCCCAACTTGCCACTCATTTAG
- a CDS encoding HAD family hydrolase, whose amino-acid sequence MALPQALLFDVDGTLADTERDGHRVAFNQAFQDAGLDWDWTPELYGELLAVAGGKERIKHFIETKHPTHPAQADLTAWIAGLHKAKTQHYKDLLAAGTIPLRPGVKRLIDEARDAGVRIAISTTTTPDNVYALLENALAPGSSDWFEVIAAGDVVPAKKPATDIYLYAMEKMQLQPSECLAFEDSYNGVRSSVDADIKTIITHNGYTQSHDFTGATLVLSDMGEPNAPFTVISGDAGSSTYLDLALISTMF is encoded by the coding sequence ATGGCACTTCCCCAGGCTCTACTATTTGACGTTGATGGCACCCTTGCCGACACCGAGCGCGATGGTCATCGAGTCGCCTTCAACCAAGCCTTCCAAGATGCTGGACTCGACTGGGACTGGACACCTGAACTCTACGGTGAGCTACTCGCCGTTGCCGGGGGCAAAGAACGCATCAAACATTTTATCGAGACCAAACATCCAACGCACCCGGCTCAAGCTGACTTAACCGCGTGGATTGCTGGATTACACAAAGCCAAAACTCAGCATTATAAAGACCTCCTCGCCGCTGGCACAATTCCGCTCCGTCCGGGTGTCAAGCGCTTAATTGATGAAGCCCGCGACGCTGGAGTACGCATCGCTATTTCGACCACAACCACACCGGATAACGTTTACGCACTGCTAGAAAATGCCCTTGCGCCCGGCAGTAGCGATTGGTTTGAAGTAATTGCCGCCGGTGATGTTGTCCCCGCCAAGAAACCCGCAACTGACATTTACCTCTACGCCATGGAGAAAATGCAGCTCCAACCGTCAGAATGTCTGGCCTTTGAAGATTCCTACAATGGCGTTCGATCGTCCGTTGATGCCGACATCAAAACCATCATTACCCATAACGGCTATACCCAGTCGCACGACTTTACCGGCGCCACATTAGTACTCAGCGACATGGGCGAGCCAAACGCCCCCTTTACGGTGATTAGCGGCGATGCTGGCAGCAGTACATATTTAGATTTGGCACTCATCTCAACGATGTTTTAG